The region GGCGCCGGTCACCAGCGCCGCCCTCCCGGTCAGTCTCGCTTCCATCGCGACCACTCCCGTCTCCGTCGTCAGCCCTTGACGCCGCGCCAGGCGAGCGCGCCGCCGTCGATCACATACGCGGCACCCGTGATGAACGCCGCGCTGTCGGACGCCAGGAAGCAAGCCGGCCGCGCTACTTCCTCCGGGCGCCCCAGCCGGTCCACCGACTGCGGTGCGGTCAACTCCCGTTCCCGCGGGTCCCGATCCTCGCCCGCGGCGAAGAAACTCCGTGCCAGAGGCGTGTCGATCACGCCGGGGCAGAAGCAGTTGCAGCGCACCGGGGCGAGATCGACGGCGGTGACCTTGGTGAGATGGATGACCCTGGCCTTGGTGACCCCGTAGGCGGGGGAGTCGGGGAAGCCGACGAGGCCCGAGACGGACGCGGCGTTGACGATGGCGGGGCCGCGCGGTGAGCGGCGCAGATACGGCGCGGCGAACTTGGTCGTCAGCCACGCGGCCTTGAGATTGACCTCGTAGACCGCGTCCCAGACCTCCTCGGAGAGCGAGTCGACGGCGCGGTCGTGGTCCGTCGTGACCGTGCTCTCGATCACCCCGGCGTTGTTGACCAGCACGTCCAGCCCGTCGAACCGCTCCGCCGCACGCGTCACCATCGTCTCGATGTCGTCGCGGACCCGCAGATCGCACACGATCACCTCGGGCTTCGCCCCGGCGGCGCGTACCGACTCGGCCGTAAGAGCGGCGGTCCGCGCGTTCCGGTCGGAATCCAGCATGCGGTCTGCTCCCGTCCGTGGCACGAGGCACTTACTGAACCAACTTCAGTTCAGAGGGGAGTCTAGGTCGGCGGTGAGGCGGCGACAAGAGCTGCGTCGGAAGGAAGGCCTCGCGTACCGGAGGTACCTGTTTGGCGTGAATGGCGCTGTTGCGTCCGGGCTTTGAGATGAGTAAGCGTTCTCTGTCATGGAACGTGACCGGAGCCCCGAAGGCTTCCCCACCTCCCGTCCCTCCCCGCTTTCCGCACGCTCCCCCTTCTCTCGTCCTTCCCCTCTCTCTCGTCCTTCCCGCCGTCAACTCCTCGCCGTGGCAGGCGTCGCGGGTGTCGTGGGCGTTTCCTCCACCGTCCTCAGTGCCGCTGCGGCCGCGGCGAGCAGCAGCGCCGCGCTCTCCCTGTCGTTCTCGGAGGCCACCAACGGCGCGGCCACGCTCTCGCCGGCCGGTGACCGATTGGTAGTCGAGATCCAGCATGTGCTGTGGTCGCTCCCGCGCACCGGCGGCCGTGCCGTACCCCTCACCCCGGCCGGCCTCGAACCCGACCGGCCCACGCACTCCCCGGACGGCAAGCTCATCGCGTTCTGCGCGTACCAGGGCGGCGGCTACCACCTGTGGACCATGCGCCCCGACGGCTCGGACGTACGCCAGCGCACCGACGGCCCCTGGGACGACCGCGCCCCGGCCTGGTCCCCGGACGGCACCCGGATCGCCTTCGCCTCCGAGCGGGGCGGCGACCCGGTCGAGGGCAGCCCGTACCGTATCCACGTCCTGGACCTGGCAAGCGGCGAACTGACCCGTGTCACCGGGCTCACCGGTCAGGACGGCCCGCTGCAGGACGGCCCCTGGGAGGACTTCGACCCCACCTGGTCACCGGACGGCAGACGCGTCCTCTTCGTCCGTGCGAAGGCCGTCACCCTGCCCACGGGACCCGGCCTCGAAGCCCGCACCATCGCCGCGGTACCGTCCGGCGCCGCGGGCCCGGTCGTCGTCGAGCACACGGAGACCACGGCCGCACAGGTCATGACCCCGGCCCTCGCCCCCGACGGCCGCCGCCTCGCGTACCTGCGCGTCACCGCCGCCCCGAGCGCCTCTTGCACCCTCGTCGTCGACGGCACGCCCGTCGCGCTCGCCGGAGACCTCGCACCCGTGCCGCCACGCTGGACCGCGGCGGGGGAACTGCTCCTCACCGTGGACGGCCACTTCACCCTCGTACGACCGGAGAAGCCGGCGCGGACCGAGCCGATCCCCTTCGAGGGCGAACTGCCGGTGGACCGGCCGCGGTACCGGACCAAGGAGTACGACCTCGGCGAGGAGCGGGTGCGCCCGGTGCGGGGCATCCACCTGCCCGCGCTGTCCCCCGACGGACGGCGGATCGCCTTCGCCGCCCTCAACTCGCTCTGGCTGGCCGCAACCTCGGGCGGCCGCCCGCCCGAGCGGCTGCGGAAGTCCGGGCCCACCCGCTATCTGCTCGCACCGGTCTGGGCACGCGACGGACGGTCCCTCGTGTACGCCGACGACCGCGACGGACTGCTCGGCGTGTACCGGCGCGATCTCGCCACCGGAGAGGAGACCGCGCTCGCCACGGGCGGGCGGGTCCATCCCGCGCTCTCGCCCGACGGGATGCGGCTCGCCTGTCTCGACATGACCGGAGGGCTCGTCCTGCGCGATCTGGGCAGCGGTGAGGAGCGTGTCCTGGTGACCCCGCTCGGCGGCGGCGGGCTGCCCGGCCGCCCCAGCTGGTCGCCCGACGGCAGATACCTCGCGCTGTGCGACCGCAACCGCCTCAACCTCCGCTTCCGCGAGGGCTACAACGTCATCCGGATCGTCGACACCACGACCGGCACCGACCGCCTCCACGCCGTCGCACCCCACGTCTGCATCGCCGACCGCTACGACTCCGGACCCGTCTGGTCACCCGACGGACGCTGGATGGCGGTCGTCGTCGAGTCCGCGCTGTGCCTGCTGCCCGTCGCCCCCGACGGCACCCCGACCGGCGCCCCGCGCACCCTCGCCACCGAACCCGCCGACCACCCCTCCTGGTCCGGCGACTCCAAGACCCTCCTGTACCTCTCGGCGGGGCGCCTGCGGCTCATCGGCATCGACGGGCAGGGCCACCGCACCGTCCGGGTCCCGCTCGACCAGCACCGGCCCGCCCCCGCCGACACGGTGGTGCACGCCGGGCGCCTGTGGGACGGCACCGGCCAGTCGACCAGGGACGACGTGGACATCGTCGTACGTGGCGGACGCGTCGACGAAGTCGCGCCGCACCGGGCCCGCCGCCGTGGCGCCCTCCGCAGGATCGACGCCTCGAACCGCACCGTGATCCCCGGGCTGTGGGACACCCACACCCACCCCTGGCAGAGCACCTACGGAGGCCGCCAGACCGTCGGACAACTGACCTACGGGATCACGACGGCCGTCTCCCTGGGCGGATTCGCCTACGAACAGGCCCGTATCCGCGAGGCGGTGGCCGTCGGTCAGCTCGCTGGACCCCGCCTGCTGACGACCGGCGAACTGCTCGACGGCTCGCGGGTCGCCTACAGCATGGGGCGCGCCCACCGCACGAGGGACGGTCTGCGCAGGTCGCTGGAGCGGGGTGCCGCCCTCGACTGGGACTTCGTCAAGACCTATGTACGAGCGCCGAGTTGGGTGATGGAGGAAGCGGCGCGGTTTGCGCACGAGCGGCTCGGGGTGCGCGCGGGGAGCCATCTCCTGTCACCCGGCATCCAGAGCGGACAGGACCTGACGACCCATCTGCTCGCCACTCAGCGCGGGGAGTTCGGACACGCGCTGAGCGCGACGGGGCGGGCCTACGAGGACGTCGTGGAGATCTACACCGAGCAGGGTGCCGACTTCGCCCTCGTCGCCACGCCGTTCACCTCCGCCCCGCTGCTCGGTGCCGATCCCGGGCTCGCCGACGACACCCGCGTCACCGTCGTCATGCCCCCGTGGGACTCCGCCGCCGTACGGCGGTCCGCGGGCGTGCCGCCCACCGCGGCCCAACTGGCCACCCTGCGCACCGAGACGGACGTCTACCGGCGGGTGCTGGCCGCGGGCGGTCTCGTCGCGCTCGGCACGGACCAGCCCCTCGTACCGGTCGGGCTCTCCCTGCACCTGGGTCTGCGCGCCCTGCACCGCGGCGGGCTGTCCCCGGCCGGGGCGCTGCGCACCGCGACCGTCCTGCCGGCCCGCCTCTTCGGTCTCGACGGCGACCTCGGCACCGTACAGCCGGGGAAACTCGCCGATCTCACGGTGGTGGACGGCGATCCCTTCGAGGACTTCGACACCCTCGTCCGCACGGTGTCGGTGCTGAGGGGCGGAACGCCGTACGTGACGCAGGACCTGGTGGCCGCCTTCGAGCCGCCGTCGCAGGTCTCGGCGACGGCGGCATCGGAGCGGTGGCGCGCCACGACCGAGGACGACTGGCTCGAAGTGGGGCGGCTGATGCGCAGGGACGGCTGTTGCCATACGGGTTCACTGTGATCCGCCCTTGAAGGTCCGCAGGAAGGTGGCCAGGGCGGCCCGGTTGGCGGCGGTGTCCCAGTCGGCTGCCGGGGTCGTCCACCTCAGTGAGAAGCCCTCGTGGTCACCGATGAGGTAGCCGCGCCCGAACGTGCGCTCACGGACTTGGCCGTTCGTCGAAAGCCACTCCATGTCCGCACCCTTGTAGCCCTGGTAGGTGACGGCGCGGATGTCACCCAGTCGTTCGTAGGCGATGGAGTCGCCGCGCAGCGAGGTGTCCACCTCGCGCCAGACCGCGACGGGGTCCGAGGTGAGCTGGGTGCTGTAGGTGACGACCAGCGTGCGCGGGTCCCCGCTCGCGCCGAGCGTGACCCGATAGGAGCCGTCGGCGGAATTCTCGGTCCGCACCGGCTTCCAGCCCTTGGGCAGCTCGACGGAGAAGCCCTGGGGCGCGGTGTAGCGGAAGAAGGCGGTCGGCGGGTCCTCGGTGAGGGTGTGGGACGGAGAAGGGGAGGCGGATGAGGAAGAAGAAGGGGAGGGGGACGTCGACGGGGCTTGCTGGGGAACGGTGCTGCTGGGCGAGGCGCTCGGCGTGGGGGACGGTGTGGCGGAAACCCTGGGGGACGGCGCGGGACCGGACGCGGAGGTGCCGCGCTCGGACAGCCCGCCCGCCGCGGTGAGCCCGGCGAAGCAGACGACCGTCACGGCCAGCGCCCCGCCCAGCAGCACCGGGCGGCTGAGGGGCACCTTGCCCCACACCCGCCTCGTCGGCGGGGCGTCGAGGTCCCGGAAGATCGGGAGGGTCTCGGTGGGCATCGAGTCGTCGTCGAGTTCCGCCTTGAGAATGCGCGTGAGCGCCTCCCGCACGACCGACTCGGGCACC is a window of Streptomyces sp. NBC_00271 DNA encoding:
- a CDS encoding SDR family NAD(P)-dependent oxidoreductase, whose product is MPRTGADRMLDSDRNARTAALTAESVRAAGAKPEVIVCDLRVRDDIETMVTRAAERFDGLDVLVNNAGVIESTVTTDHDRAVDSLSEEVWDAVYEVNLKAAWLTTKFAAPYLRRSPRGPAIVNAASVSGLVGFPDSPAYGVTKARVIHLTKVTAVDLAPVRCNCFCPGVIDTPLARSFFAAGEDRDPRERELTAPQSVDRLGRPEEVARPACFLASDSAAFITGAAYVIDGGALAWRGVKG
- a CDS encoding amidohydrolase family protein, whose product is MERDRSPEGFPTSRPSPLSARSPFSRPSPLSRPSRRQLLAVAGVAGVVGVSSTVLSAAAAAASSSAALSLSFSEATNGAATLSPAGDRLVVEIQHVLWSLPRTGGRAVPLTPAGLEPDRPTHSPDGKLIAFCAYQGGGYHLWTMRPDGSDVRQRTDGPWDDRAPAWSPDGTRIAFASERGGDPVEGSPYRIHVLDLASGELTRVTGLTGQDGPLQDGPWEDFDPTWSPDGRRVLFVRAKAVTLPTGPGLEARTIAAVPSGAAGPVVVEHTETTAAQVMTPALAPDGRRLAYLRVTAAPSASCTLVVDGTPVALAGDLAPVPPRWTAAGELLLTVDGHFTLVRPEKPARTEPIPFEGELPVDRPRYRTKEYDLGEERVRPVRGIHLPALSPDGRRIAFAALNSLWLAATSGGRPPERLRKSGPTRYLLAPVWARDGRSLVYADDRDGLLGVYRRDLATGEETALATGGRVHPALSPDGMRLACLDMTGGLVLRDLGSGEERVLVTPLGGGGLPGRPSWSPDGRYLALCDRNRLNLRFREGYNVIRIVDTTTGTDRLHAVAPHVCIADRYDSGPVWSPDGRWMAVVVESALCLLPVAPDGTPTGAPRTLATEPADHPSWSGDSKTLLYLSAGRLRLIGIDGQGHRTVRVPLDQHRPAPADTVVHAGRLWDGTGQSTRDDVDIVVRGGRVDEVAPHRARRRGALRRIDASNRTVIPGLWDTHTHPWQSTYGGRQTVGQLTYGITTAVSLGGFAYEQARIREAVAVGQLAGPRLLTTGELLDGSRVAYSMGRAHRTRDGLRRSLERGAALDWDFVKTYVRAPSWVMEEAARFAHERLGVRAGSHLLSPGIQSGQDLTTHLLATQRGEFGHALSATGRAYEDVVEIYTEQGADFALVATPFTSAPLLGADPGLADDTRVTVVMPPWDSAAVRRSAGVPPTAAQLATLRTETDVYRRVLAAGGLVALGTDQPLVPVGLSLHLGLRALHRGGLSPAGALRTATVLPARLFGLDGDLGTVQPGKLADLTVVDGDPFEDFDTLVRTVSVLRGGTPYVTQDLVAAFEPPSQVSATAASERWRATTEDDWLEVGRLMRRDGCCHTGSL
- a CDS encoding serine/threonine-protein kinase, which translates into the protein MVKVQVSTDELVAGRYRLLEGVHHEEGREGWHGQDVESERPVALTRSRLPAHLREEAELRTAVRITRESEALGLVCPGRVSVVFDVVEDKDFLWTVTARPEGVPLSALLGHGPVDYVRAARIGLGVLDVLGAAHQEGITHGDLSPGQIWVEEQGGVTVAGFGLMGASASPRLTAPSYASPEQARGEGGGPATDLWALGAIMYAMVEGRPAIRDRGGLEATFRAVERLPIRAPLSAGPLSPAIQGLLRRDPVERVPESVVREALTRILKAELDDDSMPTETLPIFRDLDAPPTRRVWGKVPLSRPVLLGGALAVTVVCFAGLTAAGGLSERGTSASGPAPSPRVSATPSPTPSASPSSTVPQQAPSTSPSPSSSSSASPSPSHTLTEDPPTAFFRYTAPQGFSVELPKGWKPVRTENSADGSYRVTLGASGDPRTLVVTYSTQLTSDPVAVWREVDTSLRGDSIAYERLGDIRAVTYQGYKGADMEWLSTNGQVRERTFGRGYLIGDHEGFSLRWTTPAADWDTAANRAALATFLRTFKGGSQ